TCAGGTCCAGATAGCTGAGGATGTTCTGCGCCAGCTTCACGGCCTGTTTCCGGGCGGCCTTACACTTCTCCTCACCCTGCGGGTCCACCGCATCCAGGGTGAGTAGCTGCTTGGTGAGCAGCTCTTCCAGGCGGATGTAGTTCTTGTCGGTTCGATTGCCGTCGAAGGAGAGCACTTCGCCCTGGATCTCCGACAGGTTTCCCAGTACGTCCCAGACCGCCTTGTGTGAGGGGTGCTCCTCACAAGCCAacagctttcttttttccagGGCTTCCTTCAAGTCAATGTAAGTGATGAGGGTCTGCACTTCAATCACTGCTCTTCTCCGGGCTTCCCGGATGCAGGGGTTTTTTTCAAGACTCACCTCATCCAACTGTCCGATCAGACCCTGTAGTTCTGTTTTGGCGCTCAGGTACAATTCAGGAGGATTCTGTGCTTGGAGAAGTTCAGTTTTGATTTCTCTCATTCTCTTGAGGACCTTTTCTattttcagaatggaatggttctGTCCCAGGTCAAATGCGTATGTGGTGTCTGCTTCCTCTTCTAAGTCCAAGTATCTCAGTAACTGGTTGATATCTTCCACAACCTCCTTCCGATAGTTTCTGATCTCTGTGTGGCCGCACACATCGAGAGCATCCAGGTCAGCCATCAGCCCCGAGAGCACACAAGATAAGTGCCTGCACGTCTCCTTGTTGTTCACGCCCATCAGGAGGGCAATCAGTGTGCCTCTAGTCTTGTTTACTTCACACATCACAGAGTTGATCTTGGCCACAGAGGGGTGCGCGTCCTCAGAGAGCGGCAGGGAAGGCTGCTTCTTCATGCAGTTCTCGATAATCTCCTGCACGGCACATATTTTGGTTAAGGTGTGATACCGTGCTTTCCGCAGGGAGACCTTGCCTCCGGTCTTGACATGTGTCAGCCTCAAAATGACATCCTGGATGCCTTCCTCAAACTCATCAGTTACACAGTTGCCTCCACTATAAAACGGCACAACCTTCTCTTTCACCAGGGCCTGTGCTTCTTCAAAAATGTTCTGTATTTCGAGCCGGTGTGGGTGGTTCGCATTCtgctccaactctttgagaaGATGCTCTGTCTCTTGTGCcgccctcttcctggcttgctgAATATCTCCTTTTCCTTCAGTATCTACAGAGTCTATTTCGAAAAGCTGTTTGGTGAGAATCCTCTCCAGTTTCTTGTAATTCTTGTCATCTGACAG
This window of the Budorcas taxicolor isolate Tak-1 chromosome 21, Takin1.1, whole genome shotgun sequence genome carries:
- the BAG5 gene encoding BAG family molecular chaperone regulator 5 isoform X2; this encodes MEMGNQHPSISRLQEIQKEVKSIEQQVLGFSGLSDDKNYKKLERILTKQLFEIDSVDTEGKGDIQQARKRAAQETEHLLKELEQNANHPHRLEIQNIFEEAQALVKEKVVPFYSGGNCVTDEFEEGIQDVILRLTHVKTGGKVSLRKARYHTLTKICAVQEIIENCMKKQPSLPLSEDAHPSVAKINSVMCEVNKTRGTLIALLMGVNNKETCRHLSCVLSGLMADLDALDVCGHTEIRNYRKEVVEDINQLLRYLDLEEEADTTYAFDLGQNHSILKIEKVLKRMREIKTELLQAQNPPELYLSAKTELQGLIGQLDEVSLEKNPCIREARRRAVIEVQTLITYIDLKEALEKRKLLACEEHPSHKAVWDVLGNLSEIQGEVLSFDGNRTDKNYIRLEELLTKQLLTLDAVDPQGEEKCKAARKQAVKLAQNILSYLDLKSDEWEY
- the BAG5 gene encoding BAG family molecular chaperone regulator 5 isoform X1, whose translation is MPGAFPVEFKPLQGRFMSACETEHNKSMEMGNQHPSISRLQEIQKEVKSIEQQVLGFSGLSDDKNYKKLERILTKQLFEIDSVDTEGKGDIQQARKRAAQETEHLLKELEQNANHPHRLEIQNIFEEAQALVKEKVVPFYSGGNCVTDEFEEGIQDVILRLTHVKTGGKVSLRKARYHTLTKICAVQEIIENCMKKQPSLPLSEDAHPSVAKINSVMCEVNKTRGTLIALLMGVNNKETCRHLSCVLSGLMADLDALDVCGHTEIRNYRKEVVEDINQLLRYLDLEEEADTTYAFDLGQNHSILKIEKVLKRMREIKTELLQAQNPPELYLSAKTELQGLIGQLDEVSLEKNPCIREARRRAVIEVQTLITYIDLKEALEKRKLLACEEHPSHKAVWDVLGNLSEIQGEVLSFDGNRTDKNYIRLEELLTKQLLTLDAVDPQGEEKCKAARKQAVKLAQNILSYLDLKSDEWEY